The proteins below are encoded in one region of Balaenoptera ricei isolate mBalRic1 chromosome 6, mBalRic1.hap2, whole genome shotgun sequence:
- the DMAC1 gene encoding distal membrane-arm assembly complex protein 1, producing MGSFVSQPLEPVKGVAPPEVASSANPAPVIAPGAPTSPAEAPLFNNCWSCRVLSGSGLIGAGGYVYWAARKPMKLGYPPGPGTIAQMVFGISIACWGVVILSDPKGKAFRAG from the exons ATGGGTTCTTTCGTTTCCCAGCCACTTGAGCCAGTCAAGGGCGTTGCGCCTCCTGAGGTCGCCTCCTCCGCCAACCCCGCGCCCGTCATTGCACCCGGAGCGCCGACCTCTCCAGCAGAAGCCCCTCTATTTAATAACTGCTGGAGCTGTCGCGTGCTCTCCGGGTCCGGGCTGATAGGGGCGGGCGGGTACGTGTACTGGGCGGCACGGAAGCCCATGAAGCTGGGATACCCGCCGGGTCCAGGAACTATTGCGCAGATGGTCTTCGGCATCA GCATTGCTTGCTGGGGTGTAGTCATCCTGTCAGACCCCAAAGGGAAGGCCTTCCGCGCTGGTTGA